A genomic region of Marinobacter szutsaonensis contains the following coding sequences:
- the lipA gene encoding lipoyl synthase, translated as MSESAKPRVTSGTKFRSEHGFSAIKDGVKRTASASTEEKPVERKPKWLRARMPGGERYDAVRRNVSEHRLSTVCQESHCPNIGECWTNGTATIMVMGSVCTRACKFCAVDTGNPKGWLDPDEPENTAKSVELMGLRYIVLTSVDRDDLDDGGAAHYAACVAAIKQRTPEVAVEALTPDFDAVMSDVEKVVDSGLDVFAQNVETVKRLTSRVRDPRAGYEKTLSVLAHAKKHRPDVLTKTSLMLGLGETEEEILKTMDDLRAIGVDILTLGQYLRPTPNHLPVERYVTPEEFNRYREIGLEKGFMEVPSGPMVRSSYRADKVFDKNNLGLAVPEVPKPDNAMQIPVKAVD; from the coding sequence ATGAGCGAAAGCGCAAAGCCCCGCGTCACCAGTGGTACCAAATTCCGCAGCGAGCATGGATTCTCCGCCATCAAGGACGGCGTCAAACGCACCGCCTCCGCAAGCACGGAAGAAAAGCCGGTGGAGCGCAAGCCCAAGTGGTTGCGGGCACGCATGCCCGGCGGCGAGCGTTATGATGCGGTGCGCCGCAATGTCAGTGAACACCGCCTGAGTACCGTGTGCCAGGAGTCCCATTGCCCGAACATCGGCGAGTGCTGGACCAATGGCACCGCCACCATCATGGTGATGGGCTCGGTGTGCACCCGTGCCTGCAAGTTCTGCGCGGTGGATACCGGCAACCCCAAGGGCTGGCTGGATCCCGATGAACCCGAGAACACCGCCAAGTCGGTGGAACTGATGGGGCTGCGTTATATCGTGCTGACCTCCGTCGACCGGGATGACCTGGACGATGGCGGTGCCGCCCACTACGCCGCCTGTGTCGCCGCAATCAAGCAGCGCACTCCGGAAGTGGCTGTGGAAGCCCTGACCCCGGATTTCGATGCGGTGATGAGTGACGTGGAAAAGGTCGTGGATTCCGGGCTGGACGTCTTCGCCCAGAATGTGGAAACCGTCAAGCGCCTGACCAGCCGCGTGCGCGATCCGCGGGCCGGCTATGAGAAAACCCTGAGCGTGCTGGCCCATGCCAAGAAGCACCGGCCGGATGTACTCACCAAGACCAGTCTGATGCTGGGCCTGGGGGAGACCGAAGAGGAAATCCTCAAGACCATGGACGACCTACGCGCAATCGGGGTCGACATCCTCACCCTGGGCCAGTACCTGCGCCCGACCCCGAACCATCTGCCGGTGGAGCGTTACGTCACCCCCGAGGAGTTCAACCGCTACCGTGAAATCGGCCTGGAGAAAGGCTTCATGGAAGTGCCTTCCGGCCCGATGGTGCGCTCCAGCTACCGCGCCGACAAGGTATTCGACAAGAACAACCTGGGCCTGGCCGTGCCGGAGGTCCCCAAGCCGGACAACGCCATGCAGATCCCGGTGAAGGCCGTCGACTGA
- a CDS encoding aminotransferase class I/II-fold pyridoxal phosphate-dependent enzyme, whose protein sequence is MKPETLALHAGFKSDPTTKAATTPIYQTTSYTFDDTQHGADLFDLKVQGNIYTRIMNPTNAVLEERMAALEGGIGALAVASGMAAITYALQTICKVGNNIVSTSQLYGGTYNLFAHSLPNQGIECKMVPHDDFEAVEKAIDDQTRALFCESIGNPAGNVVDIQKWAEIAHKHGIPLIVDNTVATPFLCRPFEHGADIVIHSLTKYIGGHGTTVAGVVVDSGKFDWKASADKFPMMNEPDPSYHGVVYTEALGEAAFIGRCRVVPLRNTGSALSPFNAFLIMQGLETLALRMERHCENAERVAQFLQDHPAVEWVNYAGLANSPYKATCDKICGGKASGILSFGIKGGRDAGAKFIDALDMILRLVNIGDAKSLACHPATTTHRQLNPEELKSAGVSEDLVRLSIGIEHADDIIADITQALEKSQA, encoded by the coding sequence ATGAAACCGGAAACTCTCGCCCTTCACGCAGGCTTCAAGAGCGACCCGACCACCAAGGCGGCCACCACGCCGATCTACCAGACCACCTCCTACACCTTCGATGATACCCAGCACGGTGCCGACCTGTTTGACCTGAAGGTTCAGGGCAACATCTATACCCGCATCATGAACCCCACCAATGCGGTGCTCGAAGAGCGGATGGCAGCCCTGGAAGGCGGTATTGGCGCCCTCGCCGTGGCCTCCGGCATGGCGGCAATCACCTACGCCCTGCAGACCATCTGCAAGGTCGGCAACAACATCGTCAGCACCAGCCAGCTCTACGGTGGCACCTACAACCTGTTCGCCCATTCCCTGCCCAACCAGGGCATCGAGTGCAAGATGGTGCCCCACGACGATTTCGAGGCCGTCGAGAAGGCCATCGACGACCAGACCCGCGCCCTGTTCTGCGAATCCATCGGTAACCCGGCGGGCAACGTGGTAGACATCCAGAAGTGGGCCGAGATTGCCCACAAGCACGGCATTCCGCTAATTGTGGACAACACCGTAGCCACCCCTTTCCTGTGCCGTCCGTTCGAGCACGGCGCCGACATCGTGATTCATTCCCTGACCAAGTACATCGGCGGCCACGGCACCACGGTTGCCGGTGTGGTGGTGGATTCCGGCAAGTTTGACTGGAAAGCCAGTGCCGACAAGTTCCCCATGATGAACGAACCGGATCCTTCCTATCACGGTGTGGTCTACACCGAAGCCCTGGGCGAAGCGGCCTTTATCGGTCGCTGCCGGGTGGTTCCGCTGCGCAATACTGGATCGGCGCTGTCGCCTTTCAATGCCTTCCTGATCATGCAGGGTCTGGAGACCCTGGCGCTGCGCATGGAACGCCACTGCGAGAATGCCGAGAGGGTTGCACAGTTCCTGCAGGACCATCCCGCCGTGGAATGGGTGAACTATGCCGGGCTGGCCAACAGCCCCTATAAGGCCACCTGTGACAAGATCTGCGGGGGCAAGGCTTCCGGCATCCTTAGCTTCGGCATCAAGGGTGGCCGTGACGCCGGCGCGAAATTCATCGACGCACTGGACATGATCCTGCGCCTGGTGAACATTGGCGATGCCAAGTCCCTGGCTTGCCACCCGGCCACCACCACGCACCGCCAGCTGAACCCCGAAGAACTGAAAAGCGCGGGTGTCAGCGAGGACCTGGTACGCCTGTCCATTGGCATTGAACACGCCGATGACATCATTGCCGACATCACTCAGGCACTGGAAAAATCCCAGGCTTGA